One stretch of Rosistilla oblonga DNA includes these proteins:
- the cobO gene encoding cob(I)yrinic acid a,c-diamide adenosyltransferase: MTDETNEEHRKRMVRINEIKDRQLASATKEKGLVIVHTGAGKGKSTAAFGMAIRALGQGMKVGIVQFIKGAIPTGEAEFIKQISATGMPIEMHTMGEGFTWKTQDRERDIATAMKGWEQAVQLMRDPSFDLIVLDELNIATKYDYVPASVVVDELLAKRPMLHVAVTGRNASPELIEIADLVSEMKVIKHPYAHGIQPQRGVEF; the protein is encoded by the coding sequence ATGACGGATGAAACCAACGAAGAACATCGCAAGCGGATGGTTCGGATCAACGAGATCAAAGATCGGCAACTAGCCAGCGCCACCAAGGAAAAGGGGCTGGTGATCGTTCACACCGGTGCGGGCAAAGGCAAATCGACGGCAGCGTTTGGGATGGCGATCCGCGCCCTCGGCCAAGGCATGAAGGTCGGGATCGTGCAGTTCATCAAGGGAGCGATCCCAACGGGAGAAGCCGAATTCATCAAACAGATCTCCGCAACCGGCATGCCGATCGAAATGCACACGATGGGCGAAGGGTTCACTTGGAAGACTCAAGACCGCGAGCGCGATATCGCAACCGCGATGAAAGGCTGGGAGCAGGCGGTCCAACTGATGCGCGACCCGTCGTTCGACCTGATCGTGTTGGACGAATTAAACATCGCAACCAAATACGATTACGTCCCCGCGTCGGTGGTCGTCGACGAATTGTTGGCGAAGCGGCCGATGTTGCACGTCGCGGTGACCGGCCGCAACGCCAGTCCGGAACTGATCGAGATCGCGGATTTGGTATCCGAGATGAAGGTCATCAAACATCCGTATGCCCACGGCATCCAACCGCAACGTGGAGTCGAGTTTTGA
- a CDS encoding ABC transporter substrate-binding protein, whose translation MNHAHRTLRFWLLPLLTLLAFAAGCRQETSSRPETSPSASVQTISDRLDREVPAQQPAQRIISLSPATTELLFALGLGDSVVGATKHCNFPPAALEIPRVGGGTLESISAEVIVAAQPDLVLCKWDYHQPLIESLDRLQVRSMAIGAKNLQELFEEARWIGKLTDRTAEAEALVSRMQNQQQHLLNVVSRVKHDPPIRVFYEVWDDPLMTAGPDSFIDELLTMAGLQNIVSDTAVRYPRISSETVLQGDPQLILAPTTHFEQVDLAEIRSRPGWDLITAVTNQRIYLISGDEISRCGPRVLDALAEIIVAAYPEAREDLQLDATDQTKVAP comes from the coding sequence ATGAACCACGCTCATCGTACGCTCCGATTTTGGTTGCTGCCTCTCCTAACGCTGCTCGCATTTGCCGCGGGCTGTCGCCAGGAAACGTCCAGCAGACCGGAGACCTCGCCGTCGGCGAGCGTCCAAACGATTTCCGATCGCCTGGATCGCGAAGTTCCGGCACAGCAACCCGCACAGCGAATCATCAGCCTCTCACCGGCGACCACGGAACTGTTGTTCGCCCTCGGACTCGGCGACTCGGTTGTCGGCGCAACCAAACATTGCAACTTCCCCCCCGCAGCACTCGAAATCCCACGCGTTGGCGGCGGCACGCTGGAGAGCATCAGCGCCGAAGTCATCGTCGCGGCTCAGCCGGATCTGGTGCTTTGCAAATGGGACTATCATCAACCGTTGATCGAATCACTGGATCGGTTGCAGGTCCGATCGATGGCGATTGGTGCCAAGAATCTGCAGGAGTTGTTCGAAGAGGCGAGGTGGATCGGAAAGTTGACCGACCGCACCGCGGAGGCCGAAGCGTTGGTCAGCAGGATGCAAAACCAACAACAGCATCTGTTGAACGTCGTCTCGCGCGTCAAACACGATCCTCCGATCCGCGTCTTCTACGAAGTTTGGGACGATCCATTGATGACCGCGGGACCGGATTCCTTTATCGACGAATTGCTGACGATGGCGGGGCTGCAAAACATCGTTTCCGACACGGCGGTTCGGTACCCAAGAATCAGTTCCGAAACGGTACTGCAAGGCGATCCCCAGTTGATCCTGGCACCAACAACCCATTTTGAGCAAGTCGACCTCGCGGAGATTCGCTCCCGACCGGGCTGGGATTTGATCACCGCCGTGACCAACCAGAGAATCTACTTGATCTCGGGCGACGAGATCTCTCGCTGTGGACCGCGAGTTCTCGATGCGTTGGCAGAGATCATCGTGGCGGCATACCCCGAAGCACGCGAGGACCTGCAGTTGGATGCAACCGACCAAACGAAGGTAGCACCCTAG
- a CDS encoding tetratricopeptide repeat protein, translating to MSARNLSNVSKKSHEGAKKHPNQSQLSPTKAGFKHQVFERVASLVRESDYEEAVEVLRAAGFDIQIRNALGVCLMRAGRPEEAVAVFRQFVLQADGVSERKELSNAYKRNFATALLMKGSPSGAVSVLTETHELDHPMAVRISGAIRSWAKSLSWWRRFDWKINGIEPANCHVPLDFEPGEFDFETVVRQQDLPRDGRFGLAV from the coding sequence ATGTCTGCGCGCAATTTATCCAACGTATCGAAGAAGAGTCACGAGGGGGCGAAGAAGCACCCCAACCAATCGCAACTGAGTCCTACCAAAGCCGGGTTCAAGCATCAGGTCTTTGAACGCGTCGCCAGTCTGGTGCGGGAGTCTGATTACGAAGAAGCTGTCGAAGTCCTGCGAGCCGCCGGTTTTGATATCCAGATCCGCAACGCCTTGGGCGTCTGCCTGATGCGGGCGGGGCGACCCGAGGAAGCTGTCGCCGTCTTTCGTCAGTTTGTGTTGCAAGCCGACGGAGTGTCCGAGCGAAAAGAGCTGAGCAATGCCTACAAGCGAAACTTCGCAACGGCGCTGCTGATGAAAGGTTCCCCGAGCGGTGCGGTCTCGGTGTTAACGGAGACCCACGAGCTGGATCATCCGATGGCGGTGCGGATCTCCGGTGCGATTCGCAGTTGGGCCAAGTCGCTGTCTTGGTGGCGGCGATTCGACTGGAAGATCAACGGGATCGAACCGGCAAACTGCCACGTCCCGCTCGACTTCGAGCCGGGGGAGTTTGATTTCGAGACCGTGGTCCGCCAGCAGGATCTGCCGCGCGACGGGCGATTTGGACTCGCCGTCTGA
- a CDS encoding ABC transporter ATP-binding protein: MTTLSARSIRFGFHRDNDVIRDLSLDLADGDVLALLGGNGAGKTTLLRLLAGQLVPQQGEILLDDMPMQAWSRREIAQRVALMPQSERCEAGLSVREMVRLGRAAHRGWLMPLTEDDEQAVDEALRVTDMHQLHHRQVTTLSGGQLQRAILARSLAQHASVLLLDEPTSGLDLKHQYDCLNQVRQLAKERNLIAVVSMHDLNQAAMFADRVALLADGQVLAMGDCESVFTEDLIYQTYGIRVTVAKHPIHDTPLIVPLCQERSPG; encoded by the coding sequence ATGACGACTCTGTCAGCCCGATCGATCCGCTTTGGGTTCCATCGCGACAACGACGTGATTCGCGACCTGTCGCTGGATCTTGCCGATGGCGATGTGCTGGCGTTGTTGGGCGGCAACGGCGCGGGCAAGACGACGCTGTTGCGTCTGCTGGCTGGGCAATTGGTGCCTCAGCAAGGCGAGATCCTGCTGGACGACATGCCGATGCAAGCGTGGTCGCGGCGCGAGATTGCCCAACGCGTCGCGTTGATGCCACAGTCGGAGCGGTGCGAAGCAGGGCTTTCGGTTCGCGAGATGGTTCGACTGGGCCGAGCTGCTCATCGCGGTTGGTTGATGCCGTTGACCGAGGATGACGAACAAGCGGTCGACGAAGCGCTGCGGGTCACCGACATGCATCAGCTTCATCATCGGCAGGTCACGACGTTGTCGGGAGGCCAGTTGCAACGAGCGATCTTGGCGCGGTCGCTCGCCCAACACGCTTCGGTCCTGCTGTTGGACGAACCGACCAGCGGGCTCGATCTAAAACATCAATACGACTGCTTGAACCAAGTTCGCCAGCTGGCAAAAGAGCGGAATCTGATCGCCGTCGTCTCGATGCACGACTTGAATCAAGCGGCGATGTTCGCCGATCGAGTTGCCTTGTTGGCCGACGGGCAAGTCTTGGCGATGGGGGATTGCGAGTCGGTCTTTACCGAGGACTTGATCTACCAAACCTATGGCATCCGTGTGACCGTTGCGAAGCACCCCATCCACGACACGCCGCTAATCGTCCCGTTGTGCCAGGAAAGGTCACCGGGATGA
- a CDS encoding cobyric acid synthase, producing the protein MTDPPQAKVLMVVGTSSSAGKSLLTAAICRCFARRGLRVAPFKAQNMSNNAAVCSGGGEIGRSQALQAIAAGVAPSLDMNPVLLKPEGQTRSQVVVNGQPTQTREATDYFQRREQLWPIVTSALDRLRANNDVVVIEGAGSPVELNLAGVELVNMSVARYCQAPVLLVGDIERGGVFAQLLGTLWLLSPEDRALVRGLIVNKFRGDLSLFDSGVEILEQRGKVPVLGVLPWIGSLHLPEEDAVALDCLAQPSDPSSETDEGRRVDVAVIRLPHIANFDDFDPLDAEPNVRLRYVRSCSDLGDPDVVILPGTKNTFGDLKWLRDVGLADRVKQLSEKETHIIGICGGYQMLGRQINNPQGLEGGAHRVEGLGLLDAETTFGAAKQTRQVRFEVLDESVVQGMQGQTVVGYEIHHGQTATQSAWLKKTDAQEPSEAAGAVDGASAAGGRIWGCYLHGLFHNDPWRSALLRKLGISPAPAQALSSHDQLQHSLDRLANAFEAHVDFDRLMDIVFESSPPQEPQHDG; encoded by the coding sequence TTGACTGATCCGCCGCAAGCCAAAGTGTTGATGGTCGTGGGAACCAGTTCGTCGGCGGGCAAGAGCCTGTTGACGGCTGCGATCTGCCGTTGCTTCGCTCGACGCGGTTTACGCGTCGCACCGTTCAAAGCGCAGAACATGTCCAACAACGCAGCGGTCTGCAGCGGCGGAGGCGAAATCGGCAGGTCGCAAGCACTGCAAGCGATTGCCGCGGGCGTGGCCCCCAGCTTGGACATGAACCCGGTTTTATTGAAACCCGAAGGGCAGACCCGTTCGCAAGTTGTGGTCAATGGCCAGCCGACGCAAACGCGTGAAGCGACCGATTACTTTCAACGCCGCGAACAATTGTGGCCCATCGTCACATCGGCTCTCGACCGACTGCGGGCCAACAACGATGTTGTCGTGATCGAAGGGGCTGGCAGCCCGGTAGAGTTGAATTTGGCGGGCGTCGAACTGGTCAACATGTCGGTTGCCCGCTACTGCCAGGCTCCCGTCTTGCTGGTTGGCGACATCGAACGCGGCGGCGTGTTCGCGCAATTGCTCGGCACCCTGTGGCTACTGTCGCCCGAAGACCGCGCGCTGGTGCGGGGGCTGATCGTCAACAAGTTTCGAGGCGATCTTTCGCTTTTTGATTCGGGAGTGGAGATCCTGGAGCAGCGCGGCAAAGTTCCCGTGCTTGGCGTTCTCCCCTGGATCGGATCGCTGCACTTGCCCGAAGAAGATGCGGTGGCGCTGGACTGTCTGGCCCAGCCCAGCGATCCTTCAAGCGAGACAGACGAAGGCCGGCGCGTCGACGTCGCCGTCATCCGGTTGCCTCACATCGCCAACTTCGACGACTTCGATCCCCTGGATGCCGAACCCAACGTTCGGCTGCGCTACGTTCGTTCGTGCAGCGATCTGGGGGATCCCGATGTGGTAATCCTGCCTGGCACCAAAAACACCTTTGGCGATCTGAAATGGTTGCGCGACGTCGGGCTAGCCGATCGAGTGAAGCAATTGTCGGAAAAGGAAACGCACATCATCGGCATCTGTGGTGGCTATCAGATGCTGGGCCGACAGATCAACAACCCGCAAGGTCTGGAAGGCGGAGCGCATCGCGTCGAAGGACTGGGCCTGCTGGATGCCGAGACCACCTTCGGAGCGGCCAAACAGACTCGCCAGGTTCGGTTTGAAGTCCTCGACGAATCGGTCGTCCAAGGGATGCAAGGACAGACAGTTGTCGGCTACGAAATTCACCACGGCCAAACAGCAACTCAATCCGCTTGGTTGAAAAAGACCGACGCCCAAGAACCTTCGGAAGCAGCGGGCGCCGTCGATGGTGCCAGCGCCGCCGGGGGCCGGATCTGGGGATGTTATCTGCACGGCCTGTTCCACAACGATCCGTGGCGCAGCGCATTGTTGCGGAAACTAGGAATCTCGCCCGCCCCCGCTCAAGCCCTCTCATCGCACGACCAACTGCAACACTCTCTCGATCGGCTCGCCAATGCCTTTGAGGCACACGTCGACTTTGATCGATTGATGGACATTGTGTTCGAATCCTCCCCTCCACAAGAGCCCCAACATGACGGATGA
- a CDS encoding FecCD family ABC transporter permease, with amino-acid sequence MSARWNILFASMVMLVVAVCVCLVGATSISPSELFAAATGGASLSESDRAILFQLRLPRIVAAAFVGGSLAAAGVGFQGLFRNPLAEPYVIGASSGAGLGVAIVVICGLRASIWSIGAVASLAMLGSVGVVMLVLIVGSLARTTSTTSLLLAGVVISSMVNAIVSALMFLFDQKAVVILSWLMGSLASSHWGTAILAATLGGAGMIGIGLLSRPLDAFALGDTASQSLGLDLSRFRWLIIGAASLATAGAVAASGVIGFVGLIAPHMARLFVGPRHAVLIPMSVCIGATLMLLADAVARTVIAPAELPVGIVTALLGCPVFLWLLLSRRTGASA; translated from the coding sequence ATGTCAGCTCGCTGGAACATTCTGTTTGCGTCGATGGTGATGCTAGTTGTGGCGGTTTGCGTCTGCCTCGTGGGAGCCACCTCGATCTCGCCGAGCGAACTGTTTGCTGCGGCGACCGGCGGAGCTAGCTTAAGCGAATCGGACCGCGCGATCTTGTTCCAGCTGCGTCTGCCGCGAATCGTGGCTGCCGCATTTGTTGGCGGATCGCTTGCCGCAGCCGGTGTCGGCTTTCAGGGACTGTTCCGCAACCCATTGGCCGAACCGTATGTGATCGGCGCATCGAGCGGGGCAGGGCTGGGGGTGGCGATCGTCGTGATCTGCGGTCTGCGGGCATCGATCTGGTCGATCGGCGCGGTCGCCTCGCTTGCGATGCTTGGTTCGGTCGGGGTCGTGATGTTGGTGTTGATCGTCGGCAGTTTGGCGCGAACCACCTCCACGACGTCGCTGTTGCTGGCGGGAGTGGTGATCAGCAGCATGGTCAATGCGATCGTATCGGCGCTGATGTTCTTGTTCGACCAAAAAGCGGTTGTGATCCTGTCGTGGTTGATGGGATCGCTTGCCAGCAGCCACTGGGGAACGGCGATCTTGGCGGCCACTTTGGGTGGCGCAGGGATGATCGGAATCGGTTTACTGTCGAGGCCTTTGGACGCATTCGCCTTGGGCGACACCGCCTCGCAATCACTCGGATTGGACCTGTCCCGATTCCGCTGGTTGATCATCGGCGCCGCCAGCTTGGCGACCGCGGGCGCCGTGGCCGCCTCCGGAGTGATCGGGTTTGTCGGTCTGATCGCACCTCACATGGCGCGGCTGTTCGTCGGACCTCGACATGCTGTTTTGATTCCGATGAGCGTTTGCATCGGGGCGACGTTGATGCTGCTGGCGGATGCCGTGGCTCGAACGGTGATCGCTCCGGCAGAACTGCCCGTCGGCATCGTCACCGCACTCCTAGGGTGTCCTGTCTTCCTGTGGTTATTACTCAGCCGCCGAACGGGAGCATCCGCATGA
- the cbiB gene encoding adenosylcobinamide-phosphate synthase CbiB has translation MFVILIAVLLDVRWGEPPNRFHPVVWMGSLIAWAKKRCPGDCENRNGNKLRFLWGIAIVVVGSCLVGLVGWIIQVGSSRMIAGEFFQKPFAWVIVVLVQALVLKSCFGISALYRAGQSVFEALSQEDIPRARTQLAYHLVSRDVEHLSASQISAAAIESVAENTSDSIVAPLFFYVTAGLPGVLIYRFANTCDAMLGYRTTELEWLGKPAARFDDLLNLIPARITAVLMIAANNPFRREASSALKTWLRDARATASPNAGHPMSVAAGLLEVCLEKRNHYRLGWEFPPPTRADISQMLVLFRRTVWLAVILASASCQIAMFLPSRSTP, from the coding sequence ATGTTTGTAATTCTGATTGCTGTTTTGCTGGACGTTCGTTGGGGCGAACCGCCCAACCGTTTCCACCCTGTCGTTTGGATGGGATCGCTGATCGCATGGGCGAAAAAGAGATGCCCCGGCGATTGCGAAAATCGCAACGGCAACAAGCTCCGTTTTTTGTGGGGCATCGCAATCGTTGTCGTCGGTTCCTGCCTGGTTGGACTGGTCGGTTGGATCATCCAGGTCGGAAGCTCGCGAATGATCGCGGGGGAATTTTTCCAAAAACCGTTCGCCTGGGTGATCGTCGTGTTGGTGCAAGCCTTGGTGCTGAAATCGTGCTTCGGCATTTCGGCACTCTATCGTGCTGGACAATCGGTCTTCGAGGCACTCAGCCAAGAGGACATTCCGCGGGCGAGAACGCAGCTCGCCTATCACTTGGTCAGCCGCGACGTCGAACATTTATCCGCGTCGCAGATATCGGCCGCCGCGATCGAATCGGTCGCAGAGAATACGTCCGATTCGATTGTCGCCCCGCTCTTCTTTTATGTTACCGCTGGTTTGCCAGGCGTTTTGATCTATCGCTTTGCCAACACCTGCGATGCGATGTTGGGTTATCGCACAACGGAATTGGAGTGGCTCGGAAAACCAGCTGCTCGCTTCGACGATCTCCTGAACTTGATCCCCGCACGCATCACCGCGGTTCTGATGATCGCTGCGAACAATCCATTTCGCCGCGAAGCGTCGTCGGCATTAAAAACGTGGCTCCGCGATGCCCGCGCGACTGCCAGCCCCAACGCAGGGCATCCGATGAGCGTCGCTGCGGGACTGCTGGAGGTCTGCCTTGAAAAGCGAAACCATTATCGGCTGGGTTGGGAATTCCCGCCGCCAACTCGTGCTGACATCTCCCAAATGCTGGTCTTGTTCCGGCGCACGGTTTGGCTTGCCGTGATTCTCGCATCTGCATCCTGTCAGATCGCAATGTTCCTTCCATCCAGGAGCACTCCATGA
- a CDS encoding dihydrodipicolinate synthase family protein, with protein MIQGIVPPLVTPLSNQDALDGDGLQQLIEHQIDAGVDGLFVLGTTGEGPSLSAALRAEMIAQSGRLIDGRVPMYVGITDTSLVDAVKLAGVAADSGAAAAVAAPPFYFPAGQTELRGWFQRLADALPLPLLLYNMPSCTKIAIELPTIEALIDHSNIVGLKDSSGDLKYLGEAVQLAAARRPDWPVLVGPEALLVEAMGLGAVGGVAGGANLAPKLFTELFAAVQRKDQATIDRLQPIVIQLQTLYGFGKYGSSYLKGLKCALDLRGICSGLLAAPFDVFKPADRQRVATWLDGFADSGFLAQ; from the coding sequence GTGATTCAAGGCATCGTCCCACCATTAGTTACGCCACTATCCAACCAAGACGCGCTTGATGGCGACGGACTGCAGCAGTTGATCGAGCATCAAATCGATGCGGGAGTCGACGGGCTGTTTGTGCTCGGCACAACCGGCGAAGGCCCCAGTCTCAGCGCCGCGCTTCGAGCCGAGATGATCGCCCAGTCGGGCCGATTGATCGACGGGCGCGTTCCGATGTACGTCGGGATCACCGACACCTCGCTGGTCGATGCGGTGAAGTTGGCCGGAGTTGCCGCCGACAGCGGAGCCGCCGCGGCAGTCGCCGCGCCGCCGTTCTACTTCCCCGCCGGACAGACCGAACTCCGCGGCTGGTTCCAGCGACTGGCCGATGCCTTGCCGCTGCCGCTGTTGCTGTACAACATGCCCAGCTGCACCAAGATTGCTATCGAACTGCCAACGATCGAAGCGCTGATCGATCACTCCAACATCGTTGGCCTCAAAGATAGTTCCGGCGACCTGAAATACCTTGGCGAAGCTGTCCAATTGGCCGCCGCTCGTCGTCCCGATTGGCCCGTCTTGGTCGGCCCCGAAGCCCTGTTGGTCGAAGCGATGGGATTGGGAGCTGTCGGTGGCGTTGCCGGTGGTGCCAACTTGGCTCCCAAGCTGTTCACCGAGCTGTTCGCGGCAGTGCAGCGCAAAGACCAAGCGACGATCGACCGGCTGCAACCGATCGTGATCCAGTTGCAGACGCTGTACGGTTTTGGCAAATACGGATCGTCTTACCTGAAGGGGCTCAAGTGCGCGTTGGATCTCCGCGGCATCTGCTCCGGTTTGCTAGCTGCACCATTTGACGTCTTCAAGCCTGCCGATCGGCAACGCGTGGCGACCTGGCTGGATGGCTTCGCCGACTCCGGCTTCCTGGCTCAGTGA
- the cobU gene encoding bifunctional adenosylcobinamide kinase/adenosylcobinamide-phosphate guanylyltransferase: protein MSQADEQDQSSGPAGSVTLVLGGVRSGKSRFAQDLAAQIGGDDVLFVATAQASFQDQPADEEMTRRIDHHRRSRPSAWSTLEQPRDVGQAILQTSHLASVVLVDCLTLLVSNVICDGDHSKSGLHDLEARVIAEVDALIQVAAKRPTHLIIVSGEVGCGIVPEHPLGRTFRDLLGLANQRLAASDATTYWMVAGLAINATAIASSTEQAAQQIQHLANGAVQ, encoded by the coding sequence ATGTCGCAAGCTGACGAGCAAGATCAATCTTCCGGTCCGGCCGGCTCGGTGACGCTGGTTCTCGGAGGCGTGCGGAGCGGCAAGAGTCGGTTTGCGCAAGACCTCGCCGCGCAAATCGGCGGCGACGACGTGCTGTTTGTTGCCACCGCACAGGCTTCGTTTCAAGACCAGCCGGCCGACGAAGAGATGACGCGCCGCATCGATCATCACCGGCGGTCGCGTCCGTCGGCGTGGTCAACGCTCGAGCAACCACGGGACGTGGGACAAGCGATCCTGCAGACATCGCATCTGGCAAGCGTCGTGCTTGTCGATTGCTTGACCCTGTTGGTCAGCAACGTCATCTGCGACGGCGACCACTCCAAAAGTGGGCTCCACGATTTGGAAGCCCGCGTGATCGCGGAGGTCGATGCATTGATCCAGGTCGCTGCGAAACGACCGACACATTTGATCATCGTCTCGGGCGAAGTCGGTTGTGGCATCGTCCCCGAACATCCGCTGGGACGCACGTTTCGCGATCTGCTTGGCTTGGCGAACCAACGCCTCGCCGCCTCCGACGCGACAACCTACTGGATGGTCGCTGGACTGGCGATCAACGCGACAGCGATTGCATCCTCCACCGAACAGGCGGCTCAACAGATCCAACATCTCGCCAACGGAGCAGTCCAATGA
- a CDS encoding DUF1559 domain-containing protein gives MSHSIKHEFSYAVAPTSLAKNSKRGFTLVELLVVISIIGVLVGLLLPAVQAAREAARRMSCSNNLKQIGLSLHNYESAFRVFPSQSSSPGPGAEWTTQRGSWFTSILPFIEQDGLFSSFDSDYHWHAPENLEAVSTEVPMLRCPSAPDRTGFEWTVLVDYPNGSSTYSLTARDTYYGATTDYANVGGVGSQLSATLPPQQQLSDPSNCGVLKSTAVRLAEIIDGLSNTVLLVECAGRPVLYQNGRAVPDGATPKTWSGSSSVTRPLPTGGVWASHNKGFLVYGSQPDGNTAIRPGLCSVNCSNDNEVYAFHPGGANVLMSDGAVRFISESLPIEQLVALVSRNGREVVSID, from the coding sequence ATGTCCCATTCCATCAAACACGAGTTTTCGTACGCAGTTGCCCCAACCAGCCTCGCCAAAAATTCAAAACGCGGTTTCACGCTCGTTGAACTTTTGGTCGTGATCAGCATCATCGGGGTCCTCGTCGGCCTGTTATTGCCCGCCGTCCAAGCAGCTCGCGAAGCTGCACGACGGATGTCATGCAGCAACAATCTAAAACAGATCGGCCTCTCGCTTCACAACTATGAATCGGCGTTCCGAGTCTTCCCGTCCCAGTCGTCATCGCCGGGGCCGGGTGCAGAGTGGACGACGCAGCGGGGCAGCTGGTTCACGTCGATCCTGCCGTTCATCGAACAAGACGGACTCTTCAGTTCCTTCGACAGTGACTATCACTGGCACGCCCCGGAGAATCTCGAAGCGGTGTCGACGGAAGTCCCAATGCTTCGCTGCCCATCGGCTCCCGATCGCACTGGGTTTGAGTGGACGGTGCTTGTCGATTATCCCAACGGTTCGTCGACCTATTCGCTCACCGCGAGAGACACCTATTACGGCGCCACCACCGACTACGCCAACGTCGGCGGTGTCGGATCGCAGCTGAGTGCAACGCTTCCACCACAGCAGCAACTCTCCGATCCAAGCAACTGCGGCGTGCTCAAATCAACCGCCGTACGATTGGCTGAAATCATTGACGGCTTGTCCAACACCGTCTTGCTGGTGGAATGTGCCGGACGGCCTGTGCTGTACCAAAACGGACGTGCGGTACCCGACGGTGCCACTCCCAAAACATGGAGCGGAAGCTCCAGCGTGACGCGGCCCCTGCCGACCGGTGGCGTCTGGGCCAGCCACAACAAAGGGTTTCTGGTGTACGGATCCCAACCCGATGGCAACACCGCGATTCGTCCCGGTCTGTGTAGCGTGAATTGCAGCAACGACAACGAGGTCTATGCGTTCCATCCCGGCGGAGCCAATGTGCTGATGTCCGATGGGGCGGTGCGGTTTATAAGCGAATCGCTCCCGATCGAGCAGCTTGTTGCGTTGGTCAGCCGCAATGGGCGGGAGGTCGTTTCGATTGACTGA